In Chengkuizengella sediminis, the sequence GTATTCAACAAGAAAAATAATTCATGGTCTGTTCTGAACAAAACATAATTAACTCCTTACATTTTTCCAAAAATGATAAGGAGTTTTTTTCTTCCAAATCGAGTTAAATCTAAAAAACACACAATAATCTTTAAAGTGAAAATTGCTTCATTAACTTTTCATACTCAGGACGTTCCATTACGCCACTCTCTTTTTCAAAATTACTTTTTAGCTCTTGAATCGTTGCCATACACCAACTTATAGATATTGAAATAGTTTTTATACTGAAATGACTTAATTAAGAAGGTTAAAATTATTCAAACCCTACAAATCTTCCGACAACTCTAAACCTTTCTCTTTCTCTATCTTCTACAGAATCCCAACTGCTGCTTCCACATGAACAATATCTCGAACCTCCACTTGCAGCAACAAGAATAATAACTAAGAGAATAAAGAGAACTAGAACTATAGCAGCTCCAGAACTATGTGAACTCATGTTAATCCCTCCTTTCAATATGATGTAAGATATACTATGTTCAGAGAATCTACTTTGATTGGACGAGTATCCTAGGGGCAAGTACACATTTTTGATAGTTTAAAACCCCACTATCATAAATGAATAGTGTGGTTATCTACATAGTTTTGCTACAGGAACTGTAATGCTGCTACTGCACATTCCCCTCTAGGTACTATTTGATCGAATCCGTAACTAATAAAATAATAACCAATAGAA encodes:
- a CDS encoding sporulation protein YjcZ, whose translation is MSSHSSGAAIVLVLFILLVIILVAASGGSRYCSCGSSSWDSVEDRERERFRVVGRFVGFE